A region from the Nesterenkonia lacusekhoensis genome encodes:
- the tagD gene encoding glycerol-3-phosphate cytidylyltransferase, with protein sequence MKRVLTYGTFDLLHWGHINLLKRARELGDYLVVAVSTDEFNEQKYGKPASYHDFEVRRSMLEAVRYVDLVIPEVSWEQKSQDVEQLHIDTVVMGSDWRGSERFEHLREQCDVVYLPRTQGVSTSQIRRDLLVEAVSDQRGRRWNHRPVQQASSRGFARSA encoded by the coding sequence ATGAAGCGCGTTCTCACCTATGGGACCTTCGACCTCCTGCACTGGGGGCATATCAACCTGCTCAAGCGGGCCCGCGAGCTCGGCGACTACTTGGTGGTCGCCGTCAGCACCGATGAGTTCAACGAGCAGAAGTACGGCAAGCCCGCCAGCTATCACGACTTCGAGGTCCGTCGATCCATGCTGGAAGCGGTGCGCTACGTCGATCTGGTGATCCCCGAGGTCAGCTGGGAGCAGAAGTCCCAGGACGTGGAGCAGCTCCACATCGACACTGTGGTCATGGGCAGCGACTGGCGGGGCTCCGAGCGCTTCGAGCACCTGCGCGAACAGTGCGACGTCGTCTACCTCCCTCGGACCCAGGGCGTCTCCACCAGCCAGATCCGCAGGGACCTGCTGGTCGAGGCCGTCAGCGATCAGCGCGGCCGCCGCTGGAACCACCGGCCGGTGCAGCAGGCCAGCTCCCGCGGGTTCGCCCGCTCTGCCTGA
- a CDS encoding CDP-glycerol glycerophosphotransferase family protein, with the protein MVGGARLLYAGMKLLPVRRKVVLITREPKRITIDFAMLQESIQRDYPDHSVVMIKHKKLSFAYAAKAVREMYHLATCQACVVDGYIIPVSILNHREQLRIAQVWHALGAIKNFGHLASGTREGPHPKVAEIMQMHKQYTFITAAGSVPAEIYTAAFGVPHEAVYPLGMPRVDYLLDEDRMAARRAEVLAAYPQLEGRRVVLYAPTFRRGRHIPYTQLATAMRDPEATLVLVPHPLDKSSLPEGDHVLIGRGFGVLDWLSVADALITDYSAVAYEATLRDIPLVFWPYDMDEYIGARGLAIDYDAEVPGPVVETAAEAMDRALAFETPDYTQFRSKHLDYVTDDGALPADSPACTEAIVRALELR; encoded by the coding sequence ATGGTCGGGGGAGCTCGTCTCCTCTACGCGGGCATGAAGCTGCTGCCGGTGCGTCGCAAAGTCGTGCTGATCACCCGGGAGCCCAAGCGGATCACCATCGACTTCGCGATGCTGCAGGAGTCCATCCAGCGCGACTATCCCGACCATTCAGTGGTGATGATCAAGCATAAGAAGCTCAGCTTCGCCTATGCGGCCAAGGCGGTCCGGGAGATGTACCACCTGGCCACCTGCCAGGCCTGTGTGGTGGACGGCTACATCATCCCGGTCAGCATCCTGAACCACCGCGAACAGCTGCGGATCGCTCAGGTCTGGCATGCGCTCGGGGCCATCAAGAACTTCGGGCATCTGGCCTCCGGCACCCGCGAGGGCCCCCACCCCAAGGTCGCCGAGATCATGCAGATGCATAAGCAGTACACCTTCATCACCGCGGCCGGCTCGGTCCCTGCGGAGATCTACACGGCGGCCTTCGGCGTCCCCCACGAGGCGGTCTACCCGTTGGGCATGCCCCGTGTGGACTATCTGTTGGACGAGGATCGGATGGCGGCCCGCCGCGCCGAGGTGCTGGCGGCCTATCCGCAGCTCGAAGGACGCAGAGTGGTCCTCTATGCTCCGACGTTCCGCCGCGGACGCCATATCCCCTACACCCAACTGGCCACAGCCATGCGGGATCCGGAGGCCACGCTGGTATTGGTTCCCCACCCGCTGGACAAGTCGTCGCTGCCGGAGGGCGATCACGTGCTCATCGGCCGCGGCTTCGGCGTGCTGGACTGGCTCTCGGTGGCCGATGCGCTGATCACCGACTACTCGGCAGTCGCCTATGAGGCCACGCTGCGTGACATCCCTCTGGTGTTCTGGCCCTATGACATGGATGAGTACATCGGCGCCCGCGGACTGGCCATCGACTACGACGCCGAGGTCCCCGGCCCTGTGGTGGAGACCGCCGCAGAGGCCATGGACAGAGCGCTGGCATTCGAGACTCCCGATTACACGCAGTTCCGCTCCAAGCACCTGGACTATGTCACCGACGACGGAGCCCTGCCGGCCGACTCCCCCGCCTGCACTGAGGCCATCGTCCGGGCCCTGGAGCTGCGCTGA
- a CDS encoding LCP family protein, whose translation MAQHLFDQDGGAPEAETPRHSRWRRRVVFVLSGAAVLLLVGLVASFLYLNSLADSYEESVQTFDETFPEEADRPERPERVEAGADGEQTAVEDESLNILLIGSDEGGGSGMEEDLPMVPNAGRADTMMLVHVPHERDSIQVMSIMRDTWVEIPGHGEHKINAAFSLGGVPLAVETMESLFEVPIDHVAAMDMIGFQNLVGTLGGVTVDPPVAFTSRDGFSYTEGPQDLRPEEALSFVRERAAFDGAGDQQRTANQQAFIGGVLNEVLQPSTFTSPARVHELVEDFAPHMTVDQELADSGHVAGLGWQMRSIRGSDIDMFTLPHSGLGETDGQSVVWPDEQAIDEAAEALQDGHFDDYAAQH comes from the coding sequence ATGGCTCAGCACCTCTTCGACCAGGATGGCGGCGCCCCAGAGGCGGAGACGCCTCGGCACAGCAGATGGCGGCGTCGGGTGGTGTTCGTGCTCTCCGGAGCCGCAGTCCTGCTGCTGGTCGGGCTCGTGGCCTCCTTCCTCTATCTGAACTCCCTGGCCGACTCCTATGAGGAGTCGGTCCAGACCTTCGACGAGACCTTCCCCGAGGAGGCAGACCGTCCGGAGCGGCCCGAGCGCGTGGAGGCCGGAGCCGACGGAGAGCAGACCGCAGTGGAGGATGAGTCTCTGAACATCCTGCTCATCGGCTCCGATGAGGGCGGCGGATCCGGCATGGAGGAGGACCTGCCGATGGTCCCCAACGCCGGACGGGCGGACACGATGATGTTGGTCCACGTCCCGCATGAGCGCGACAGCATCCAGGTCATGTCCATCATGCGTGACACCTGGGTGGAGATCCCCGGCCACGGTGAGCATAAGATCAACGCCGCCTTCTCGCTGGGTGGGGTGCCGCTGGCCGTGGAGACCATGGAGTCGCTCTTCGAGGTGCCCATCGACCACGTGGCCGCCATGGACATGATCGGCTTCCAGAATCTGGTGGGCACTCTGGGCGGAGTCACGGTGGACCCGCCGGTGGCCTTCACCTCACGCGACGGGTTCTCCTACACCGAGGGCCCACAGGACCTGCGCCCGGAGGAGGCGCTGTCCTTCGTCCGCGAGCGGGCGGCCTTCGACGGCGCCGGCGACCAGCAGCGCACCGCCAACCAGCAGGCCTTCATCGGCGGAGTGCTCAACGAGGTCCTTCAGCCCTCCACCTTCACCAGCCCCGCCCGGGTCCACGAGCTGGTGGAGGACTTCGCTCCGCATATGACGGTCGATCAGGAGCTGGCAGATTCCGGCCATGTCGCAGGACTGGGCTGGCAGATGCGCAGCATCCGTGGATCGGACATCGACATGTTCACCCTGCCTCACAGCGGTCTGGGTGAGACCGACGGGCAGTCAGTGGTCTGGCCCGATGAGCAGGCCATCGACGAGGCCGCCGAGGCGCTGCAGGACGGGCATTTCGACGACTACGCCGCTCAGCACTGA
- a CDS encoding IS30 family transposase translates to MGIGPRQKRAREYRGQIVSPGRPTVAWREDRVRFWQAIAAGAKTREAGEAAGVSEPVAHRWFRHAGGVNPHLASTVSGRYISSSEREDIALWRAQDSGVREIARRLGRSPSTISRELRRNASTRTYQLEYKASIAQWHAERRARRPKTAKMVTNDRLRQYVQDKLSGEIITAEGEVVGPEGPAWDGKNKPHRGDREWVTAWSPQQIAKRLPLEFPDDPTMRISHEAIYQALYVESRGGLARKQSWHLRRGRTKRMPRARTRQEAWAHVTAETVLQKRPKEVEDRKIAGHWEGDLIIGLKRSAVATLIERTTRYAILVHLPRQAGYGQIRPTKNGPALAGYGALTMKDALAKSITHLPEQLRRSLTWDRGKELSAHALLTKETGLPVYFADAKSPWQRGSNEHLNGLLRQYFPKGTDLSRWNATEIAAIATAMNNRPRGILGWRTPAEAFADQLRSVQQHTVATTS, encoded by the coding sequence ATGGGCATTGGCCCAAGGCAGAAGAGGGCAAGGGAATATCGCGGTCAGATCGTCTCTCCTGGGCGCCCAACGGTGGCTTGGCGCGAGGACCGTGTGCGGTTCTGGCAGGCCATCGCTGCAGGAGCTAAGACCCGAGAGGCCGGTGAAGCCGCCGGTGTCTCCGAGCCTGTAGCTCACCGTTGGTTCCGACATGCTGGTGGCGTGAATCCACACTTGGCCTCGACTGTTTCCGGACGGTATATCTCCTCCTCTGAACGGGAGGACATCGCTTTATGGCGAGCCCAAGACAGCGGGGTCCGTGAGATCGCCCGTCGGCTGGGGCGTAGCCCATCGACGATCTCACGGGAGCTACGGCGTAACGCCTCGACCAGGACCTATCAGCTGGAGTACAAGGCCTCGATTGCTCAGTGGCATGCTGAGCGGCGCGCCCGCCGTCCGAAGACCGCGAAGATGGTCACCAACGACCGGCTGCGCCAGTACGTCCAAGACAAGCTCAGCGGTGAGATCATCACCGCCGAAGGTGAAGTTGTCGGCCCCGAGGGCCCGGCCTGGGATGGAAAGAACAAGCCCCACCGTGGGGACCGTGAATGGGTCACCGCCTGGAGTCCGCAGCAGATTGCCAAGCGGCTGCCACTGGAGTTCCCCGATGACCCGACCATGAGGATCTCTCATGAGGCGATCTATCAGGCCCTCTACGTCGAATCCCGCGGCGGGCTTGCCCGGAAGCAGTCCTGGCACCTGCGCCGAGGTCGCACCAAGCGAATGCCCCGGGCCCGCACACGGCAGGAAGCCTGGGCTCATGTCACTGCCGAGACCGTGCTGCAGAAACGCCCCAAGGAGGTCGAGGACCGCAAGATCGCCGGCCACTGGGAAGGTGACCTGATCATCGGACTGAAGCGTTCGGCCGTGGCCACGTTGATCGAGCGCACCACCCGCTACGCGATACTGGTCCACCTGCCCCGCCAGGCCGGGTACGGGCAAATTCGACCAACGAAGAACGGCCCGGCACTGGCGGGGTATGGGGCGTTGACCATGAAAGACGCTCTGGCGAAGTCGATCACCCATCTGCCTGAGCAGCTGCGCCGTTCTTTGACCTGGGACCGCGGCAAAGAGCTCTCGGCACATGCGCTGCTGACGAAAGAGACTGGGCTGCCGGTGTACTTCGCTGACGCGAAGAGTCCCTGGCAGCGTGGCTCCAACGAGCACCTCAATGGTCTGCTTCGGCAATACTTCCCGAAAGGCACTGACCTCTCCAGGTGGAACGCCACCGAAATCGCAGCTATCGCCACCGCCATGAACAACCGGCCACGCGGGATCTTGGGGTGGCGCACTCCCGCCGAGGCGTTCGCCGATCAACTACGCTCAGTCCAACAACACACTGTTGCGACGACCAGTTGA
- a CDS encoding histidine phosphatase family protein yields MICVRHGETEWNRAHRLQGQSEVALAPSGIEQAKAAGLYIRSQNPAAGYVSPLKRTHATFAAFELGFAPIERPGLIEQNLGDWEGMQTADAKSRYAELYKSWKKGEGTPPQGEDPAAVVERMRSTFFDVVRSAADLEPTPSVDTDYDLRTVVLVSHGTSTKALLEGLGLIDRSHVISLTAAAISVIDVPLHGGPLSSSLPQGGAQIEGGPEAEAEVIRSMTDQQIADYAKLRMYNLSPEVLAAARG; encoded by the coding sequence ATGATCTGCGTCAGGCATGGAGAGACCGAGTGGAACCGGGCGCACCGGCTCCAAGGACAGTCCGAGGTGGCTCTGGCCCCCTCAGGGATCGAGCAGGCGAAGGCCGCCGGACTCTACATCCGCAGCCAGAACCCCGCCGCCGGCTACGTTTCGCCGCTGAAGCGCACCCACGCCACCTTCGCCGCCTTCGAGCTGGGCTTCGCCCCCATCGAGCGCCCCGGACTCATCGAGCAGAACCTGGGCGACTGGGAAGGCATGCAGACCGCTGATGCCAAGAGCCGGTACGCCGAGCTCTATAAGTCCTGGAAGAAGGGAGAAGGGACTCCGCCCCAGGGCGAAGACCCGGCCGCCGTGGTCGAGCGGATGCGCAGCACCTTCTTCGACGTGGTCCGCAGCGCCGCTGACCTGGAACCGACCCCCTCGGTGGACACCGACTACGATCTGCGCACTGTGGTACTGGTCTCCCACGGCACCTCCACCAAGGCGCTGCTGGAGGGCCTGGGGCTGATCGACCGGTCCCATGTCATCTCCCTGACCGCCGCGGCGATCAGCGTGATCGATGTGCCGCTGCACGGCGGACCGCTCTCCAGCTCGCTGCCTCAGGGCGGCGCGCAGATCGAGGGAGGCCCCGAGGCCGAGGCTGAGGTGATCCGGAGCATGACTGACCAGCAGATCGCCGACTACGCCAAGCTGCGCATGTACAACCTCTCACCGGAGGTCCTGGCCGCCGCCCGCGGCTGA
- a CDS encoding VOC family protein, with protein MMRLDHVSYAVGPDGMDATVRRIVDALGVERVKGGIHPRFGTRNAIIPLAKRQYLEIVEVLDHPSADKAPFGQAVRNRSQVGGGWMGWCVSVDDLSRFEERLGRKSVPGNRKFPDGNELTWQQIGIKGLIADPQVPYLLRWDEGTEDIHPSQAYSPQAELTQLAIAGSPERVTDWLNCPDADPFEDVDVDWIAPSGTPGIMSVTFRSPNGEITI; from the coding sequence ATGATGCGCTTGGATCACGTCTCGTACGCAGTCGGGCCGGACGGCATGGATGCCACAGTTCGGCGGATCGTCGATGCTCTCGGCGTGGAGCGGGTCAAGGGCGGAATCCATCCGCGCTTCGGCACGCGCAATGCCATCATCCCGCTGGCCAAGCGCCAGTACCTGGAGATCGTGGAGGTCCTGGACCACCCCTCCGCCGATAAGGCGCCCTTCGGTCAGGCGGTGCGCAACCGCTCCCAGGTGGGCGGCGGCTGGATGGGCTGGTGCGTCTCCGTGGACGACCTCTCCCGGTTCGAAGAGCGCCTGGGCCGCAAGTCCGTGCCGGGCAACCGCAAGTTCCCCGACGGCAATGAGCTCACCTGGCAGCAGATCGGCATCAAGGGTCTGATCGCTGACCCTCAGGTCCCCTACCTGCTGCGCTGGGACGAGGGCACTGAGGACATCCACCCGTCCCAGGCCTATTCCCCGCAGGCTGAGCTGACCCAGCTGGCCATCGCCGGATCCCCGGAACGGGTCACCGATTGGCTGAACTGCCCCGACGCCGATCCCTTCGAGGACGTGGACGTGGACTGGATCGCCCCCTCCGGCACGCCGGGCATCATGTCGGTCACCTTCCGCTCCCCCAACGGCGAGATCACCATCTGA
- a CDS encoding tetratricopeptide repeat protein: protein MLKPLVLGAEAGRRAMGLAAKVPGADLAAARAVVASGRLVPTTTESALTPSRARLRSLHEQAATVLFEANPTGSAKLLESLDLEAIDDAGYLERLAQRFLKVKEYEAALQMRLRAKDLEPQNPVRWVALARSYQRAAKGGMVRDSVGGLVEGPVADGEKAREALQRAAELAPEDPGISYQLGRFEFDHGHVEAGLDRLQEVTEKHPAYRWLLDYAHRARRPHVLQMERAQRAYEQALALRPTSSVAMRGILATGTRAAQDWAGMWESALVFEASKKRGYARRRELLDQLTPLVTAPHVSAEQAQVILALLQDAEARGIRLRWATVSLISYRLQFAGQLRTGFALRRSLAERTLRWLGDSSGGHAGHRQKLLAALSYLGRTQEALELIDPLPWQPSTARGRLRLEKLRADTRLLHGDVQPYLDYSAQVREATPLPGEEKMAELISGKRVAVVGPAETSDELGELIDSYDVVIRTRFQAGFVAENARRIGSRTDITYYAGRDQGLLAAEGAVAAESGDLQMVVARPLSMDSVRSLLGGETPEWLRVGRHDFAVCFHGAPLGVPRIIYDVLQFDPAEIGLFHADFYAGEQAYSQGYWEAQHVGFGPHSKMNDVITAHDLDSDFQLMQAFAATGRLTAHGASAEVMALEKDEYLRRVEAAPIFPRPAAEQEKA from the coding sequence ATGCTGAAACCACTCGTCCTCGGGGCGGAGGCCGGCCGCCGAGCCATGGGCCTCGCCGCCAAAGTCCCTGGAGCCGACCTCGCCGCAGCCCGCGCCGTGGTCGCCAGCGGTCGCCTCGTCCCCACGACCACGGAGTCCGCGCTGACCCCCAGCCGCGCCAGGCTGCGCAGCCTGCACGAACAGGCCGCCACAGTGCTCTTCGAGGCCAATCCCACCGGGTCGGCCAAACTCTTGGAGAGTCTGGACCTGGAGGCCATCGACGACGCCGGCTACCTGGAGCGGCTGGCCCAGCGCTTCCTGAAGGTCAAGGAGTATGAGGCCGCTCTGCAGATGCGGCTGCGCGCCAAAGACTTGGAGCCGCAGAACCCGGTGCGCTGGGTGGCCTTGGCCCGCTCCTACCAACGGGCGGCCAAGGGCGGAATGGTCCGCGACTCCGTGGGCGGTCTGGTCGAAGGGCCGGTGGCCGACGGCGAGAAGGCCCGCGAGGCGCTGCAGCGAGCCGCCGAACTGGCCCCCGAGGATCCCGGCATCAGCTATCAGCTGGGACGCTTCGAGTTCGACCACGGCCACGTGGAGGCGGGCCTGGACCGCCTCCAGGAGGTCACTGAGAAGCATCCGGCCTACCGCTGGCTGCTCGACTACGCCCACCGGGCCCGCCGCCCGCACGTGCTGCAGATGGAGCGCGCCCAGAGAGCCTACGAGCAGGCCCTGGCGCTGCGGCCCACCTCATCGGTGGCGATGCGCGGAATCCTGGCCACCGGAACACGCGCCGCCCAGGACTGGGCCGGCATGTGGGAGAGCGCCCTGGTCTTCGAGGCAAGCAAGAAGCGCGGATACGCCCGACGCCGGGAGCTCCTCGACCAGCTCACCCCTCTGGTCACCGCCCCGCATGTGAGTGCCGAGCAGGCCCAGGTGATCCTCGCCCTGCTTCAGGACGCTGAGGCTCGCGGCATCCGGCTTCGCTGGGCGACCGTCTCCCTGATCAGCTATCGGCTGCAGTTCGCCGGGCAGCTGCGCACCGGCTTCGCACTGCGCCGCAGCCTGGCCGAGCGTACTCTGAGATGGTTGGGCGACTCCTCCGGCGGCCACGCGGGGCACCGGCAGAAGCTGCTGGCCGCACTGAGCTACCTGGGCCGCACCCAGGAGGCTCTGGAGCTGATCGACCCGCTGCCCTGGCAGCCCAGCACCGCACGCGGCCGGCTGCGTCTGGAGAAGCTGCGCGCCGACACCCGCCTGCTCCACGGGGACGTCCAGCCCTATCTGGACTACTCCGCTCAGGTGCGCGAGGCCACCCCGCTGCCGGGCGAGGAGAAGATGGCCGAGCTGATCAGCGGAAAGCGTGTAGCCGTCGTCGGGCCGGCGGAGACCAGCGATGAGCTCGGTGAGCTGATCGACTCCTACGACGTGGTGATCCGCACGCGCTTCCAGGCCGGATTCGTGGCGGAGAACGCCCGGCGGATCGGCAGCCGCACCGACATCACCTACTACGCCGGACGCGACCAGGGCCTGCTGGCGGCCGAAGGCGCCGTCGCCGCCGAATCCGGCGACCTGCAGATGGTGGTCGCCCGTCCGCTGAGCATGGACTCGGTGCGCAGCCTGCTGGGCGGGGAGACTCCGGAGTGGCTGCGCGTGGGCCGTCACGACTTCGCGGTGTGCTTCCACGGCGCCCCGCTGGGCGTGCCGCGGATCATCTACGACGTCCTGCAGTTCGACCCCGCCGAGATCGGGCTCTTCCACGCGGACTTCTATGCCGGGGAGCAGGCCTACTCCCAGGGCTACTGGGAGGCCCAGCACGTGGGCTTCGGGCCGCATTCGAAGATGAACGACGTCATCACCGCCCACGACCTCGACTCCGACTTCCAGCTGATGCAGGCCTTCGCCGCCACCGGACGGCTCACCGCCCACGGGGCCTCGGCCGAGGTGATGGCGCTGGAGAAGGACGAATACCTGCGCCGGGTGGAAGCTGCGCCGATCTTCCCGCGCCCGGCCGCCGAGCAGGAGAAGGCCTGA
- a CDS encoding DUF3817 domain-containing protein: MSEPRTPAENAERPENTAAEASAEPSVETPVEEIDLGTPPPRPGREARRFYGTHAQIRSALTFYRVMAFITGTFLLLMVAKILISGSLFGWVFFEGGQELYIGGTTASGEENTIGFFPAESLQDARSTSTLIAQAHGVAYIVYLIAGFRLWYLVRWGVGRLLLIISGGLIPFFSFFVERKIVGFVRRDLEAAPEAAPRY; this comes from the coding sequence GTGAGCGAGCCCCGCACCCCCGCAGAGAACGCCGAGCGCCCCGAGAACACAGCGGCTGAGGCCTCCGCCGAGCCCTCCGTCGAAACCCCGGTGGAGGAGATCGACCTGGGCACCCCGCCGCCGCGTCCGGGCCGAGAGGCCCGCCGCTTCTACGGCACCCACGCCCAGATCCGCAGCGCGCTGACGTTCTACCGTGTCATGGCCTTCATCACCGGAACCTTCCTGCTGCTGATGGTGGCCAAGATCCTGATCAGCGGCTCGCTGTTCGGCTGGGTGTTCTTCGAGGGCGGCCAGGAGCTCTACATCGGCGGCACCACCGCCTCCGGTGAGGAGAACACCATCGGGTTCTTCCCCGCCGAGTCCCTGCAGGACGCCCGCTCCACCTCCACGCTGATCGCCCAGGCCCACGGCGTGGCCTACATCGTCTATCTCATCGCCGGCTTCCGGCTCTGGTACTTGGTCCGCTGGGGCGTGGGCCGGCTGCTGCTGATCATCTCCGGCGGCCTGATCCCGTTCTTCAGCTTCTTCGTGGAGCGTAAGATCGTCGGCTTCGTCCGCCGGGATCTGGAGGCCGCGCCCGAGGCCGCACCCCGGTACTGA
- a CDS encoding SURF1 family protein, translated as MLKTALQPKWIAMLLLALLLATVFVVMSAWQFGESRTEGNPVEHLTEEPVPMTEIYEPERGMTIYEADRIVDISGEFVEDTQIIVDERLQGEEMGYWVVAAFRVDGAPDDEVIPVVRGWVDDLDDVDSLPAGEQLEVRGRLLPTEAPGEGPRENPGVFPTLSVAELINVWDEPSYSGFVVAFETTDASGQEVGAQAEDSPLEPVWVDTQPETSDINWQSLFYAVEWAVFAGFAFYLWWRMVKDAHLKELEEQRLDREWEEQWRREQLAKLQASRAASTESDSTDPKDTSS; from the coding sequence GTGCTCAAGACCGCGCTGCAGCCGAAATGGATCGCGATGCTCCTGCTCGCGCTCCTCCTTGCGACCGTGTTCGTGGTCATGAGCGCCTGGCAGTTCGGCGAATCCCGCACCGAGGGCAATCCGGTGGAGCACCTCACCGAGGAGCCGGTGCCGATGACCGAGATCTATGAGCCCGAGCGCGGCATGACCATCTATGAGGCCGACCGGATCGTCGACATCTCCGGCGAATTCGTCGAGGACACCCAGATCATCGTCGATGAGCGCCTTCAGGGCGAGGAGATGGGCTACTGGGTGGTCGCAGCGTTCCGCGTGGACGGCGCCCCCGATGATGAGGTGATCCCCGTGGTCCGCGGCTGGGTGGATGACCTCGACGACGTCGACTCCCTGCCCGCCGGCGAGCAGCTGGAGGTCCGCGGACGGCTGCTCCCCACCGAGGCCCCCGGTGAGGGCCCGCGTGAGAACCCCGGAGTCTTCCCGACCCTCTCGGTGGCCGAGCTGATCAACGTCTGGGATGAGCCCTCCTACTCCGGCTTCGTGGTGGCCTTCGAGACCACCGACGCCTCCGGCCAGGAGGTCGGCGCCCAGGCGGAGGACTCTCCGCTGGAGCCGGTCTGGGTGGACACCCAGCCGGAGACCTCCGACATCAACTGGCAGAGCCTCTTTTACGCCGTGGAATGGGCGGTCTTCGCCGGCTTCGCCTTCTATCTCTGGTGGAGGATGGTCAAGGACGCCCACCTCAAGGAGCTGGAGGAGCAGCGCCTGGACCGCGAATGGGAGGAGCAGTGGCGCCGCGAGCAGCTGGCCAAGCTGCAGGCCTCCCGTGCCGCCAGCACCGAATCGGACAGTACAGACCCGAAGGACACGTCATCGTGA
- the tagD gene encoding glycerol-3-phosphate cytidylyltransferase — MKRVLTYGTFDLLHWGHIRLLKRARSLGDYLVVGLSTDGFNAQKPGKKPSYHVYETRKTMLESIRYVDLVIPELTWEQKLADVKKYNIDTVVMGSDWEGSEKFEYLRDHCEVIYLPRTEGTSTSQIRRDLLWEAIGYREEEEQAAQDDAEDSAPNTAQFPAVPRMRRR, encoded by the coding sequence GTGAAACGGGTCCTGACCTACGGAACGTTCGATCTCCTGCACTGGGGGCACATCCGCCTGCTCAAGCGCGCCAGGTCTCTCGGCGACTATCTGGTGGTCGGACTGAGCACCGACGGGTTCAACGCGCAGAAGCCGGGCAAGAAGCCCAGCTACCACGTCTACGAGACCCGTAAGACCATGCTGGAGTCCATCCGCTACGTGGACCTGGTCATCCCGGAGCTGACCTGGGAGCAGAAGCTGGCCGATGTGAAGAAGTACAACATCGACACCGTGGTCATGGGCAGCGACTGGGAAGGCTCGGAGAAGTTCGAGTACCTCCGGGACCACTGCGAGGTGATCTACCTGCCGCGCACCGAAGGGACCTCCACCTCACAGATCCGCCGCGACCTGCTCTGGGAGGCCATCGGGTACCGCGAAGAGGAGGAGCAGGCGGCCCAGGACGACGCCGAGGACTCGGCTCCCAACACTGCTCAGTTCCCCGCCGTCCCGCGCATGCGCCGCCGCTGA